The following proteins are co-located in the Leptospira sp. GIMC2001 genome:
- a CDS encoding ankyrin repeat domain-containing protein gives MPIHFTITKFLRLTKYLTLFTLIVANSFFCFGEEPIRPELSTHVRLFQAAEMGDLAQLKKALDDGATITEKNAYGETALFVAIEAEEEEIVKYLLEKGSSVSIRNRANDTPLHRAVERANHEIVKYLLSYGANPKAIDRDGDTPISIAKRLGEIEILNLLQTTSK, from the coding sequence ATGCCAATCCATTTTACCATAACTAAATTTCTCCGTTTGACTAAATATTTGACTCTTTTTACACTAATTGTAGCGAATTCATTTTTCTGTTTTGGTGAAGAACCGATACGACCTGAATTATCTACACATGTAAGGCTTTTTCAAGCAGCAGAAATGGGCGATCTTGCACAATTAAAGAAGGCACTCGATGATGGAGCGACAATCACCGAAAAGAATGCTTATGGGGAGACAGCTCTTTTTGTAGCTATTGAAGCTGAAGAAGAAGAAATTGTTAAGTATCTGCTCGAAAAGGGATCAAGCGTATCTATTCGAAACCGTGCAAATGATACGCCTCTTCATCGAGCAGTGGAAAGAGCCAATCATGAAATAGTAAAATACTTATTGAGCTACGGAGCCAATCCAAAAGCAATAGATCGAGATGGAGATACACCAATTTCCATTGCAAAAAGATTAGGCGAAATAGAAATTCTCAATCTTTTGCAGACTACAAGCAAGTAG
- a CDS encoding FG-GAP-like repeat-containing protein: MRLLSQIFISLSTLFFSTSCLYFQENQLDPNAFLSVLRSAFIINSAINTPDSPTFLLIKNNSVLESGFTIGKAAADVTVEVSLDDGDFVSASGSENWKFKLPTGSNSWKLGSLHKISVRSVKQSLFSQVTSISVRKGKNRDVNGDGFPDLIVGAVTINSIFGELRIFLGSEEGITATVSTDADSVFTGTANGRLGEPTATGDFNGDGFADILTSANLYAPAPNTGRVYILYGGENGIASIADNSADVIITGNVASGRLAIAVASGDLNSDGYDEAILGTGLQVGGSQGRVYIINGQPTTISSGVDSTVASSTISGTGTERFGDSLLTADINGDGNIDLVVGAPSANNGTASQGSVYLYYGTSTGLSSGSDTSANTKITGTNTSTSSRFGCSMDSGDINGDRIDDLLIGACGANTGGTVYIFNGSNSGISSGNDTTATNIITSTKGTNANFGNSIRSYDLNGDGFYDVVVGSYGVSTSLGEAYIFNGSSSGVSASNEMSANYTFTGTVANGEFGRFVAALDYDSDSNIDILVSAPGTPNPGAVHFFKNSGSSVTSGSDSNANKKIQAITQSAFGLSIGH, encoded by the coding sequence ATGCGATTACTCAGTCAAATATTTATTTCATTATCTACATTATTTTTTAGCACTTCCTGTTTGTATTTCCAGGAAAACCAGCTAGATCCCAATGCATTTTTGTCGGTATTAAGATCGGCGTTCATAATCAATAGTGCAATTAATACTCCTGACTCACCAACATTTCTTCTCATAAAGAACAACTCAGTCCTTGAATCAGGATTTACAATTGGGAAGGCTGCGGCTGACGTTACAGTCGAGGTCAGTTTAGATGATGGAGATTTTGTCAGTGCTAGCGGGTCCGAGAACTGGAAGTTCAAACTGCCAACTGGATCAAATTCTTGGAAATTAGGAAGCCTTCATAAAATCTCAGTGCGCTCCGTCAAGCAATCCCTATTTTCACAAGTGACTTCCATTTCTGTTCGCAAAGGAAAGAATCGAGATGTAAATGGAGATGGATTTCCTGATCTTATAGTGGGTGCGGTTACAATTAATTCAATTTTTGGAGAACTGAGAATTTTTCTTGGATCAGAAGAAGGAATCACTGCAACCGTGTCAACCGATGCGGACAGTGTGTTCACTGGAACTGCCAATGGTCGTCTCGGAGAACCTACAGCGACTGGTGATTTTAATGGCGATGGTTTTGCCGATATATTGACTTCGGCGAATTTATATGCACCTGCACCTAACACGGGAAGAGTTTATATTCTTTACGGTGGGGAAAATGGTATCGCAAGCATTGCCGATAATTCGGCAGATGTGATCATAACAGGAAATGTAGCTTCCGGACGCCTTGCAATAGCTGTTGCATCTGGAGATTTAAACTCTGATGGCTATGATGAGGCTATACTCGGAACTGGCTTACAGGTTGGAGGTTCTCAAGGCCGCGTTTATATTATTAACGGACAGCCGACCACAATTTCAAGTGGAGTTGATTCAACAGTTGCAAGTTCAACAATCTCTGGAACAGGAACAGAGAGATTTGGTGACAGTCTATTAACAGCGGATATCAATGGAGATGGGAATATTGACTTGGTTGTCGGTGCTCCAAGTGCTAATAATGGAACGGCGAGTCAAGGAAGTGTCTACTTATATTATGGAACGAGTACTGGATTGTCATCTGGATCTGATACATCAGCTAATACAAAGATCACGGGAACCAATACTTCAACCAGTAGTCGATTCGGATGTTCTATGGACTCAGGAGACATCAATGGAGATCGCATCGATGATTTACTGATCGGAGCCTGTGGTGCAAATACTGGAGGAACAGTTTATATTTTTAATGGTTCGAATAGTGGTATATCCTCTGGAAATGATACAACGGCGACAAATATCATTACTTCTACCAAAGGAACAAATGCAAATTTTGGAAATTCAATTCGATCCTATGATCTCAATGGAGATGGGTTTTATGATGTAGTTGTTGGATCATATGGAGTTTCAACATCATTAGGAGAAGCATATATTTTTAATGGATCATCAAGTGGTGTATCAGCTTCCAATGAAATGTCAGCTAACTATACATTTACGGGAACTGTAGCAAATGGTGAATTTGGTCGATTCGTTGCTGCGCTTGACTATGACTCTGATTCTAATATAGATATTTTAGTATCAGCTCCAGGCACTCCGAATCCGGGAGCTGTTCACTTTTTTAAAAATTCTGGGTCTTCAGTGACAAGTGGATCAGATTCTAATGCCAACAAAAAAATACAAGCAATTACGCAATCAGCATTTGGACTATCCATAGGGCATTGA
- a CDS encoding chitobiase/beta-hexosaminidase C-terminal domain-containing protein, with protein sequence MKKLISRSILLTGIILFSNCFLLPSSSKEADFSLLLLLGGVNLGGGNAGGEADLSPGSSIDLTGTGENQGTLVDSNGDGVSDGIDLTGDGVPNILLIDTTGDGIPDAVDINGDGQPDFFINPNPPAALTTGIGGTGQPVVLIVGEQGNILGFDTDGDGTANDTTIVTILNDTSSPVLQISPTGGAFTTGQTITLTCADNIAPGNIIYTINGAIPSFPSNGTVLSGKSGNILLSPDGTYELRARCRDLAGNISDPPILETFIIDSNIPSVTITNQSTQAISVNGGAINSATIDWTTDRAGNYTIRENAGDCNSGSIVAGPTAVGAGATPQFTRTANTHFTTEETKTYRICVADNSSGLTGSVTFSIRRDDTAPVITPNPGSGSYGVATSVSLSCSDPGGSGCDKIAYTTAVGSTPADPAINGLTGNIAGGVQYNNVPISMTDGSVTQIKFRARDLAGNVSSVVSQSYTVDTQVASITVNSNTTAINATDIMEFQWQSSRAGNYQFRLGGTDCTNGTALTNGGGNTNAIGSVIAGGPNTITTLANSTLTTEGTHTIRICVTNLVGNFGSTTRTVAKDTTAPTLAITSPSGGGPFASGTQMVLICSDSGSGCEKIAYTLDGTTPTFNASGTITNGLLYTTPVTLSDGNRSIRAISRDQAGNTSTLASDNFYIGPPDPPYTIKALAGGTSAFIDWFPSAGATSYIVYYAASPGVTTSSSSFGPVSNLYAQLTGLSAGQLYYFRVVATSSGGSSALSPEVSAFTTTVPYGTAVAGTHTDISGGQGTNSGQFPSVVIGTINQKLLVATTNGANGSRPGLFRCDLDGTNCTHTDISAGQGTNSGESPSAVIDPVHQKLLVVTRNGANGSRPGLFRCDLDGSNCTHTNISAGQGTNSGYYPSAVIDAINQKLLVATQNFGNSGRPSLFRCDLDGTNCTHSDISAGQGDSSGANPSAVIDPVHQKLLVATMNFGSGRPSLFRCDLYGTNCTHSDISAGQGDNSGYNPSGYHPSAVIDSINQKLLVVTLNIANGARPGLFRCDLDGTNCTHSDISAGQGTNSGEYPSAVIDPINGRLIVVTQNEANSFKPGLFLW encoded by the coding sequence ATGAAAAAGCTTATATCCCGATCCATTCTCCTAACAGGAATCATTCTGTTCAGCAATTGCTTCTTACTTCCAAGCAGTAGCAAAGAGGCAGACTTTTCCCTCCTACTTCTTTTAGGCGGAGTCAACCTTGGTGGAGGAAATGCAGGAGGAGAGGCCGATTTATCTCCAGGAAGTTCGATCGACTTAACGGGAACAGGCGAAAATCAAGGAACACTTGTTGATTCAAATGGAGATGGAGTCTCAGATGGAATTGATTTAACAGGAGATGGAGTTCCCAATATCCTATTGATCGATACCACAGGAGATGGAATTCCAGATGCCGTTGATATCAACGGGGATGGACAACCAGATTTTTTTATAAACCCGAATCCACCTGCAGCCTTGACAACAGGTATTGGAGGAACGGGTCAACCAGTGGTTTTGATTGTTGGTGAACAAGGAAACATTCTAGGTTTTGACACTGATGGGGATGGCACAGCTAACGATACTACCATTGTAACTATCTTGAATGATACATCATCCCCAGTTTTACAAATCTCACCAACGGGAGGAGCCTTTACCACTGGACAGACTATAACCTTGACTTGTGCGGACAATATTGCTCCTGGAAATATTATCTATACAATCAATGGGGCAATCCCAAGTTTTCCCTCGAATGGTACAGTTCTCTCTGGAAAATCAGGAAACATATTACTAAGCCCAGATGGAACTTATGAACTCAGAGCAAGATGTAGGGATCTTGCGGGAAATATTTCTGATCCACCCATTTTGGAAACCTTTATCATTGATTCCAATATCCCCAGTGTAACAATTACTAACCAATCTACACAAGCAATCAGTGTGAATGGTGGAGCTATCAATTCAGCTACCATTGATTGGACAACAGACCGTGCTGGGAACTATACCATCCGAGAAAATGCGGGAGATTGCAATAGCGGAAGTATAGTCGCTGGCCCGACAGCCGTAGGAGCCGGAGCAACTCCGCAGTTTACAAGAACAGCAAACACGCATTTTACTACTGAAGAAACAAAAACCTATCGAATTTGTGTTGCCGATAACAGCTCTGGCTTAACCGGTTCAGTCACATTTTCCATTAGACGGGACGATACGGCACCTGTGATCACTCCAAATCCTGGTAGCGGAAGTTATGGTGTGGCAACATCTGTTTCTTTATCTTGTTCCGATCCAGGAGGAAGCGGTTGTGACAAAATTGCCTATACAACGGCAGTGGGTTCGACTCCTGCCGATCCCGCAATCAATGGACTAACAGGAAATATCGCAGGAGGTGTGCAATACAATAATGTTCCCATATCTATGACAGATGGATCGGTAACTCAGATCAAATTTCGAGCAAGAGACCTTGCTGGTAATGTATCTTCTGTCGTGAGTCAAAGTTATACGGTGGACACGCAAGTTGCGAGTATCACGGTGAATTCGAATACAACAGCGATCAATGCAACTGATATCATGGAATTCCAGTGGCAGAGTTCTCGGGCGGGCAACTACCAGTTCCGATTGGGGGGAACAGACTGTACCAATGGAACAGCTCTGACAAATGGCGGTGGCAATACCAATGCGATAGGCTCTGTCATAGCCGGTGGACCAAATACAATTACTACTCTTGCCAATTCCACCCTTACCACGGAGGGCACTCATACAATCCGCATTTGTGTAACAAACCTAGTTGGAAATTTCGGATCCACTACAAGAACTGTGGCAAAAGACACGACGGCACCTACCTTAGCTATCACATCCCCTTCGGGTGGTGGACCTTTTGCTAGCGGAACCCAGATGGTTCTCATTTGCAGTGATAGCGGATCGGGCTGTGAAAAGATTGCCTATACCCTCGATGGAACCACGCCAACCTTTAATGCTTCTGGTACCATCACAAATGGTTTGCTGTATACAACACCCGTCACTCTTTCGGATGGAAATCGAAGCATTCGAGCCATCTCAAGAGACCAAGCAGGGAACACGAGTACACTAGCCTCAGACAATTTTTATATCGGACCTCCCGATCCGCCGTATACAATAAAGGCATTAGCTGGTGGAACTAGTGCCTTTATTGACTGGTTCCCTTCTGCTGGAGCTACCTCCTACATTGTCTACTATGCAGCGTCACCGGGAGTCACGACATCCTCGAGTAGTTTCGGCCCAGTCTCGAACCTCTATGCCCAACTCACAGGTCTGTCTGCTGGACAGTTGTATTATTTTCGAGTAGTTGCAACTTCTTCTGGCGGAAGCTCGGCTCTCTCTCCCGAGGTATCTGCTTTTACTACAACTGTTCCGTATGGAACTGCTGTAGCCGGCACTCATACTGATATATCGGGAGGACAAGGGACGAATTCGGGTCAATTTCCATCGGTTGTGATTGGTACTATCAACCAGAAACTCTTGGTCGCAACAACAAACGGTGCGAACGGGAGCAGGCCGGGTCTTTTTCGTTGTGATTTGGACGGAACTAACTGCACCCATACCGATATTTCGGCAGGGCAAGGAACTAACTCGGGCGAGTCTCCATCAGCGGTGATCGATCCCGTCCACCAGAAACTCCTGGTGGTAACAAGGAACGGTGCCAACGGGAGCAGACCAGGTCTTTTTCGCTGTGATTTGGATGGATCTAACTGCACCCATACCAATATTTCGGCAGGGCAAGGAACTAACTCAGGCTATTATCCATCGGCAGTCATTGATGCTATCAACCAGAAACTCCTGGTGGCTACACAAAATTTTGGCAATAGTGGTAGACCGAGTCTTTTTCGCTGTGATTTGGATGGAACTAACTGCACCCATTCTGATATATCGGCAGGACAAGGAGATAGCTCGGGCGCGAATCCATCAGCGGTGATCGATCCCGTCCACCAGAAACTCCTAGTGGCAACAATGAATTTTGGCAGTGGTAGACCGAGTCTTTTTCGCTGTGATTTGTATGGAACTAACTGCACCCATTCTGATATATCGGCAGGACAGGGAGATAACTCGGGCTATAATCCATCGGGCTATCATCCATCGGCAGTTATTGATTCCATCAATCAGAAACTCCTGGTGGTTACATTGAATATAGCCAACGGTGCCAGACCGGGTCTTTTTCGCTGTGACCTAGATGGAACTAATTGCACCCATTCTGATATATCGGCAGGACAGGGAACGAATTCGGGCGAATATCCATCGGCAGTCATTGATCCGATCAACGGAAGGCTGATTGTGGTGACGCAAAATGAGGCAAATTCTTTCAAACCAGGTTTGTTCCTATGGTAA
- a CDS encoding DUF2784 family protein has protein sequence MLDSKNQFEYSVNMEKVTFLWIINIVLFQIHSFVIVINLFAWMSWKFRKLHYAVISLTIFSWIVLGFFYGFGYCFLTDWHYDILRDLGYSNLPYSYIKFCLDSIFGSDLNPFYVDIGTVIGFVIAVAGAVNNLLWRRN, from the coding sequence GTGCTAGATTCAAAAAATCAATTTGAGTATTCTGTTAATATGGAAAAGGTAACCTTTCTCTGGATAATCAATATTGTATTATTTCAAATTCATAGCTTCGTCATAGTCATCAATTTATTTGCCTGGATGTCATGGAAATTTAGAAAATTACATTATGCAGTGATTAGTTTGACTATTTTTTCTTGGATTGTCTTGGGTTTTTTCTATGGTTTTGGATATTGCTTTCTAACAGATTGGCATTATGATATTCTGAGGGATCTTGGATATTCGAATTTACCATATTCTTATATCAAATTTTGCTTAGATAGTATTTTCGGATCAGACTTGAATCCATTTTATGTGGATATCGGAACAGTAATTGGTTTTGTAATCGCAGTTGCAGGCGCTGTTAATAATTTATTGTGGAGGAGGAATTGA
- a CDS encoding RNA polymerase sigma factor, translated as MELGDIEKEYFRLRPDLYRFLLSKTRSHEWAEDILQDTIMEIIEIYQKSDSIFGATFKSFLYKVAYNKFIDDTRKSYKKLEVSTEALENDWEQGKIDQTDYSELIFKTVNNILTREDVDLRVREVLKLRLIDRWKIEDISNFLSLTRQTIHSDYRKGMELLRFDFEELNLKPEDLF; from the coding sequence TTGGAACTAGGAGATATAGAAAAAGAATACTTTCGGTTAAGACCGGACCTATATAGATTCCTTTTGTCCAAAACCCGAAGCCATGAATGGGCAGAAGATATCCTCCAGGATACGATTATGGAAATTATTGAAATATACCAAAAGTCTGATTCCATTTTTGGAGCAACCTTCAAGAGCTTTCTCTATAAAGTTGCTTACAATAAATTTATTGATGATACCCGTAAGTCATATAAGAAGTTGGAAGTCTCCACGGAAGCATTGGAGAATGACTGGGAACAGGGTAAAATTGATCAAACGGACTATAGCGAACTGATTTTTAAAACAGTTAATAATATATTAACTAGGGAAGATGTAGATCTAAGAGTAAGAGAAGTTTTAAAACTTCGTCTAATAGATAGATGGAAAATCGAGGATATATCCAACTTTTTATCTCTAACAAGGCAGACCATCCACAGCGATTATAGAAAAGGAATGGAACTGCTTCGATTTGATTTTGAGGAATTAAACCTCAAGCCAGAGGATTTATTTTGA
- a CDS encoding M23 family metallopeptidase translates to MKTYISILVLFVILISRIYAESIDHPDTIVANVNSKEWEKAKNGLNIYRTNNPEAKWTYATGIWVLENLHEYEEGIDLGKIGSAKWPEDIAIKKANSQILYKKAKSLIEAKTDLAKIYDLFEHSYDLHQRDFVLAEIILNLRERKMYEQALDRIQEGKNKFPNSEYFSNLLPYTSYLHFKEIFETKNSKKIKEYIEKAESNLDRTKNLSNQFYYLRIINLGLRELNDQAYFERIYSTLKSEFTKDPFVYDEYGFQLYGTFRTHNKPDKELKNLAIASRRKAYDMYWKNNQLPNPIQNLNFPLKGNYAIWAEFGGTAMTHNGFANYCYDFAAVDENKNIFKPGSQGDSNSDYYMFGQPIYSVADGVVTNTIDKYEDNIPGGYSAEANTITIDHGKFLSFYAHNKFESTFVKAGDKVQAGQKIALAGNSGMSSQSHLHFCIYSKPQANSESITIPFKFKSTDIIRNSEILKNSDSMYKENDIVIMK, encoded by the coding sequence TTGAAGACTTACATTTCTATATTGGTACTTTTTGTCATTCTAATATCGAGAATTTACGCCGAATCCATTGATCATCCTGATACTATTGTTGCTAATGTGAATAGTAAAGAATGGGAAAAAGCAAAAAACGGCCTGAACATCTATAGGACAAATAATCCTGAAGCAAAATGGACATATGCAACTGGTATATGGGTTTTAGAAAATTTACATGAATATGAAGAAGGAATCGACCTTGGAAAGATTGGATCTGCGAAGTGGCCTGAGGATATTGCCATAAAAAAGGCCAACTCGCAAATTCTCTATAAGAAAGCAAAGTCTTTGATTGAGGCAAAAACAGATCTCGCTAAGATCTATGATCTTTTCGAACATTCTTATGATTTGCACCAAAGAGATTTTGTTCTAGCTGAAATCATTCTGAACTTACGAGAGAGAAAGATGTATGAACAAGCTTTGGATCGAATTCAAGAAGGGAAAAATAAATTTCCAAATTCAGAATATTTTTCGAATCTCTTACCCTATACAAGTTATCTTCATTTTAAAGAAATTTTTGAAACTAAAAATTCAAAAAAAATTAAAGAATATATCGAAAAAGCTGAATCTAATTTGGATAGAACGAAAAATCTTTCCAATCAATTTTATTACTTGAGAATCATTAACTTAGGGCTAAGGGAATTGAATGATCAGGCGTATTTCGAAAGAATCTATTCTACTTTAAAATCCGAATTCACGAAAGATCCATTCGTGTATGATGAATACGGGTTCCAACTATATGGAACATTTCGCACGCATAACAAACCAGATAAAGAATTAAAAAATCTTGCTATTGCTTCTCGAAGAAAAGCATATGATATGTATTGGAAGAACAATCAACTTCCAAATCCGATTCAGAATCTTAATTTTCCCTTAAAAGGAAACTATGCAATCTGGGCTGAATTTGGAGGCACAGCGATGACTCATAATGGCTTTGCAAATTATTGCTATGATTTTGCGGCAGTCGATGAGAATAAAAATATTTTTAAACCAGGAAGTCAAGGCGATTCCAATAGTGATTACTATATGTTCGGACAGCCTATCTACTCTGTTGCGGATGGAGTGGTAACAAATACAATAGATAAGTATGAAGATAATATTCCTGGGGGTTATTCAGCTGAAGCGAATACGATTACTATTGATCACGGCAAATTCTTATCATTTTATGCTCATAATAAATTTGAATCAACTTTTGTAAAAGCTGGTGATAAAGTCCAAGCTGGACAAAAGATTGCCCTCGCCGGAAATTCCGGTATGTCTAGCCAATCCCATCTTCACTTTTGCATCTATAGCAAACCACAAGCCAATTCAGAATCGATTACAATCCCTTTTAAATTTAAAAGTACTGATATTATTCGAAACTCAGAGATTCTAAAAAATTCAGATAGCATGTATAAGGAAAATGACATAGTAATTATGAAATAA
- a CDS encoding prohibitin family protein — protein sequence MVKWIGICLLFLLFSTSNCVTTIRPGEVGLDWRPYSTGLSEKPLKPETYIYAPWNSIFVYSTQWQTYKEKVDVLTRDDLTIHVIADITVRPAENKIYFLEKEIGQDYYTKIISPQFRTAVRNIISNYPMVRISKETKAISLGVKKLLVEKLEGKYIIIDDVIIDDVDYSHPILKAIENKLTKEQEMETMKFEIDIANKDAEITKIKANASAEALLIQSAAQAKAQKMISEKLDSKYIQLKAVENPNNKLIIMPAGSGGVPVILNTEK from the coding sequence ATGGTAAAATGGATTGGCATTTGTCTTTTGTTCCTTTTGTTTTCAACATCAAATTGTGTTACAACTATTAGACCTGGTGAAGTTGGCCTAGATTGGCGACCTTACTCGACAGGACTGAGCGAGAAACCCCTCAAGCCAGAAACCTATATCTATGCACCTTGGAATAGCATATTTGTGTATTCTACTCAATGGCAAACTTATAAAGAAAAAGTAGACGTTCTGACTAGAGACGATCTTACCATTCACGTAATAGCAGATATTACAGTTCGTCCAGCAGAAAATAAAATCTACTTTTTAGAAAAAGAAATTGGTCAAGACTACTACACAAAAATTATCAGTCCTCAGTTTCGAACTGCAGTAAGGAATATAATCTCTAATTATCCAATGGTAAGAATCTCTAAAGAAACCAAAGCAATTTCACTTGGAGTCAAAAAACTATTAGTAGAAAAATTGGAAGGTAAGTATATTATTATTGATGATGTCATTATAGATGATGTTGATTATTCACACCCGATTCTGAAAGCAATCGAAAATAAACTCACAAAAGAGCAAGAAATGGAAACCATGAAGTTCGAGATCGATATAGCGAACAAAGATGCTGAAATTACAAAAATTAAAGCAAATGCATCTGCCGAAGCTCTCTTGATACAATCCGCAGCACAAGCTAAGGCGCAAAAAATGATTTCTGAAAAGCTGGACTCAAAATATATTCAGCTCAAAGCCGTCGAAAATCCGAATAACAAACTCATCATTATGCCAGCCGGATCAGGTGGAGTTCCTGTAATATTGAATACTGAAAAATGA